One part of the Trichoplusia ni isolate ovarian cell line Hi5 chromosome 2, tn1, whole genome shotgun sequence genome encodes these proteins:
- the LOC113501619 gene encoding organic cation transporter protein-like, with product MKINTDVNNVKGNEINDLSNERASKEAADKSGNEKTAVEETVDLDNVLGEFKIHGRYHVKFMVLIALLVFTSGWHSTNYVFVAESVGYTCKYPNCDVSELSKLRLNSSLDLKCHKYELIDDNGTCSEDNFDESISTHCDEWVYDDPDSFVAELDLGCKDWKRTLIGTMHSIGYMFGLFLVGPLSDKFGRKKVIITTATACAVVGISKSITYSYWLYAFVEMLEPTLGDCYSATFTMENNVNISFLGMEMVTTEVRPIIVLLIGSFGVLGNITMAIIAWLSPNWRIFLVYIYVPQFIFIFYIFWMDESPRWLLSKGKKTEAENILRKAAKINRITIEETKLSNLKCEESSTNTSLLPLLKMTFTSKKLFLRLLCCICMWFTGLFNAYALTINSVSLKGNKFLNYSITTGAGLPASVLLYFLLTKCNRKKPLIFSFLFTTIFCTGHSFLPSGYTWLSVLLYGGGNFAVFISIRIIYIYTSELFPTYTRNTMHALCSALGRTGAILAPQTPLLMSYWPGLPSLLIGVLSLLTAVVVTLLPDTSHDVLPDNVRQAETIGKKEKDFCAKL from the exons atgaaaataaatactgatgttaataatgtaaaaggcaacgaaataaatgatttgtcaAATGAGAGAGCGAGTAAAGAAGCAGCTGATAAAAGTGGAAATGAAAAAACTGCAGTAGAAGAAACAGTTGATTTAGACAATGTTTTAGGCGAATTCAAAATACACGGACGTTATCATGTAAAGTTCATGGTGCTTATTGCACTATTGGTGTTTACTAGTGGGTGGCATAGCaccaattatgtttttgtagctGAAAGCGTAGGCTATac ATGCAAATATCCTAACTGTGATGTATCGGAGCTATCCAAATTGCGATTGAACAGCAGTTTGGACCTAAAATGCCATAAATATGAGTTAATAGATGATAATGGTACTTGTAGTGAGGATAACTTTGATGAATCTATATCTACGCACTGCGATGAATGGGTCTACGATGATCCTGATAGTTTTGTTGCTGAG CTCGACCTAGGATGCAAAGACTGGAAGAGGACTCTCATTGGTACGATGCACAGCATTGGGTACATGTTCGGGTTGTTTCTAGTCGGCCCTTTATCAGACAA GTTTGGTAGAAAAAAAGTCATAATCACAACAGCAACGGCTTGTGCAGTTGTAGGCATATCAAAGAGTATAACGTACTCATATTGGCTGTACGCATTTGTGGAGATGTTAGAACCAACTTTAGGAGACTGTTATTCTGCCACATTTACCATGG aaaataacgtcaacatttcttttttaggCATGGAAATGGTCACTACAGAAGTCCGgccaataattgtattgttaataGGTTCATTCGGAGTACTAGGAAATATAACAATGGCCATAATAGCGTGGCTATCTCCTAACTGGAGAATCTTCTTGGTTTACATTTATGTTCCACAATTTATCTTCATTTTTTACATATTCTGGATGGATGAGAGCCCAAGATGGCTTCTGAGTAAAGGCAAGAAAACTGAAGCTGAAAATATTCTTCGAAAAGCAGCAAAGATAAATAGGATCACAATTGAAGAGACCAAATTGTCTAATTTGAAATGTGAAGAAAGTTCAACGAATACTAGCTTATTGCCGTTACTGAAAATGACGTTCACTTCTAAGAAACTGTTTCTAAGACTGCTCTGTTGCATTTGTATGTGGTTCACAGGACTATTTAACGCGTACGCGCTTACCATTAATTCTGTGTCATTGAAAGGGAATAAATTCCTTAACTACAGCATCACAACTGGGGCTGGCTTACCTGCCAGTGTGCTACTATATTTCCTGCTGACCAAATGTAATAGAAAGAAACcattgatattttcttttttatttactacgaTTTTTTGTACTGGACATTCGTTTCTTCCATCAG gttACACTTGGTTGTCCGTACTATTGTACGGTGGAGGAAATTTTGCAGTGTTTATCAGCATACGTATCATATACATTTACACATCGGAGCTGTTCCCTACGTATACTCGGAATACAATGCACGCGTTGTGTTCCGCTTTGGGACGTACGGGCGCTATTTTAGCTCCGCAGACACCTTTACta ATGTCCTACTGGCCAGGACTACCATCACTGCTAATAGGAGTCTTGTCGCTACTGACAGCAGTTGTAGTCACATTGTTGCCGGACACATCGCATGACGTACTGCCTGACAACGTACGGCAAGCAGAGACAATAGGCAAAAAGGAGAAGGATTTCTGTGCCAAATTGTAA
- the LOC113506794 gene encoding solute carrier family 22 member 1-like codes for MKSDEDPQKLEVNDINGVTKDDKMALNKSNKDANNSDDKTKSEEEAVDLESILGEFKIYGWYHIKCVTLIGFLVFTNGWHGTNYVFVAENVDYTCKYPTCNSLELNNLLLNTTLDLKCRKYEIRDRNASCIEDNFDISHSVHCDEWVYKNNDSFVAELNLGCEDWKRTLIGTMHSTGYMLGLFLVGPSSDKFGRKSVVVFTTLACAVIGMIKSATYSYWVYAFVEMIEPILGDCYSATFTLAMEMVTKEYRPLMLFAIGIFGTLGDVSMATIAWLSPNWRMFLIYTYIPQFIFILYIFWMDESPRWLLSKGKKTEAENILRQAAKMNRIVIDENKLSKLRCEENSGNSSLLCLLKITFNSKKLFLRLLCCICMWFTGLFNSYSLSINSVSLQGNKYVNYAMTNATGIPGSFLVYFLLSKCHRKKPLMFSFLLTTVFCIAHSFLPSGYTSLSIFLYVGGKFSAFISIRIIYIYTSELFPTYTRNTMHALCSALGRTGAILAPQTPLLMYYWPGLPSLVIGILSLLTAAVITLLPDTSNDVLPDNIQQAETIGEKESDLCSKL; via the exons ATGAAATCTGATGAAGATCCACAAAAACTAGAAGTGAACGATATAAATGGAGTTACAAAAGATGATAAAATGGcattaaacaaaagtaataaagacGCAAATAACAGTGATGATAAAACTAAATCTGAGGAAGAAGCAGTAGATTTAGAATCAATTTTAggtgaatttaaaatatacggGTGGTATCATATAAAGTGTGTGACACTAATCGGATTCTTGGTTTTTACAAATGGCTGGCACGGTAcgaattatgtttttgttgctgaGAACGTTGATTACAC TTGTAAATATCCAACCTGTAACTCCTTGGAACTGAACAATTTGCTATTAAATACCACATTGGATTTAAAGTGTCGAAAATATGAAATTCGAGACAGAAACGCCAGTTGTATTGaagataattttgatatttctcACTCGGTGCACTGCGACGAGTgggtttacaaaaataatgatagctTCGTTGCTGAG ctGAACCTTGGTTGTGAGGACTGGAAGCGGACTCTGATAGGCACAATGCACAGTACTGGCTACATGTTAGGGCTGTTTCTAGTCGGGCCTTCTTCAGACAA atttggCAGGAAGTCCGTCGTAGTTTTCACAACACTAGCATGTGCAGTCATTGGAATGATAAAGAGTGCAACATACTCATATTGGGTATACGCCTTTGTGGAGATGATAGAACCAATATTGGGAGACTGTTATTCTGCTACATTTACCTTAG CTATGGAGATGGTCACTAAGGAATACCGCCCGCTGATGCTATTCGCAATAGGTATATTTGGGACACTAGGTGATGTTTCGATGGCAACTATAGCGTGGCTCTCACCTAACTGGAGAATGTTCTTGATATACACCTACATACCGCAGTTCATATTCATTCTCTACATATTTTGGATGGATGAGAGCCCCAGGTGGCTTCTGAGCAAAGGCAAGAAAACAGAAGCCGAAAATATTCTTCGACAAGCGGCGAAGATGAACAGAATTGTCATTGATGAGAACAAATTGTCGAAACTGCGATGCGAAGAAAACTCAGGAAACTCCAGTTTATTGTGCTTACTGAAAATAACGTTCAACTCCAAGAAATTGTTTCTAAGACTGCTCTGTTGTATTTGTATGTGGTTCACAGGACTATTCAATTCCTACTCGCTAAGCATAAACTCTGTGTCATTACAAGGGAACAAATACGTCAACTATGCCATGACAAATGCAACTGGTATACCTGGCAGCTTTCTGGTTTACTTTTTACTTAGTAAATGCCATCGAAAAAAACCtttgatgttttcttttctgcTAACTACAGTATTTTGTATTGCACATTCGTTTCTTCCATCAG GTTACACTTCGTTGTCCATATTTCTATACGTTGGAGGAAAGTTTTCGGCGTTTATAAGTATACGTatcatatacatttatacatcGGAACTATTCCCTACGTATACTCGGAATACAATGCACGCGTTATGTTCCGCTTTGGGACGTACGGGCGCTATTTTGGCTCCGCAGACACCGCTACTG ATGTATTATTGGCCAGGTCTACCGTCGCTGGTAATTGGAATCTTGTCGCTACTCACAGCAGCTGTGATCACACTATTGCCAGACACTTCAAATGACGTATTACCTGACAACATACAACAAGCAGAGACGATCGGGGAGAAGGAAAGTGATTTGTGTTCGAAATTATAG